One segment of Phaeacidiphilus oryzae TH49 DNA contains the following:
- a CDS encoding MBL fold metallo-hydrolase — protein MRAIKYGHACVRLEKDGQVLVLDPGAFSEPEALDGADAVLITHEHFDHWEPERLKKALDGRPGLRVWTNDGTADQLEQAGIPGSRISVVGHGDAFTAAGFEVEAHGEWHAVIHQDVPLVKNTGFLIDGQVFHPGDALTVPEHPVDTLLLPAHAPWSKLGELVDYMREVGAKRAYGIHDALLSELGQGVNVNFLGQLVKDTPYTATKPGDELSLA, from the coding sequence GTGCGCGCGATCAAGTACGGACATGCCTGCGTCCGACTGGAGAAGGACGGCCAGGTGCTGGTGCTCGACCCGGGTGCCTTCTCCGAGCCCGAGGCGCTGGACGGCGCCGACGCGGTTCTGATCACCCACGAGCACTTCGACCACTGGGAGCCGGAGCGCCTGAAGAAGGCCCTGGACGGCCGTCCGGGGCTGCGCGTCTGGACCAACGACGGGACCGCCGATCAGCTGGAGCAGGCGGGCATCCCCGGCTCCCGGATCAGCGTGGTCGGTCACGGCGACGCCTTCACCGCGGCCGGTTTCGAGGTCGAGGCGCACGGCGAGTGGCACGCCGTGATCCACCAGGACGTCCCGCTGGTGAAGAACACCGGGTTCCTGATCGACGGCCAGGTCTTCCACCCCGGTGACGCCCTCACCGTCCCGGAGCACCCGGTGGACACCCTGCTGCTGCCCGCCCACGCCCCCTGGTCCAAGCTCGGCGAGCTGGTCGACTACATGCGCGAGGTCGGCGCCAAGCGCGCCTACGGTATCCACGACGCCCTGCTCAGCGAGCTGGGCCAGGGCGTCAACGTCAACTTCCTCGGCCAGCTGGTCAAGGACACCCCGTACACCGCGACCAAGCCCGGGGACGAGCTGTCGCTCGCCTGA
- a CDS encoding class I SAM-dependent DNA methyltransferase, which translates to MTSSDLWPRETAERYDTEESANSTPEALGPVLDLLAELADGGRALEFAIGTGRVGVPLLTDRGVPVAGIEYSEHMAAVLRRKIDEARLPVVLGDMATATAPDAGRYSLVYLVYNTISNLLTQEEQVACFRNAARHLAPGGRFLIELGVPPLRLLPPTQTAVPFDVSEHHLGLDTVDPAAQLLTSHHLTRDERTGAYRRTASHHRYAWPAELDLMAQLAGLTLESRHADWDRTPFTGDSPKHLSIWRKPA; encoded by the coding sequence ATGACCAGCAGCGACCTCTGGCCCCGTGAGACCGCCGAGCGCTACGACACCGAGGAGAGCGCCAACTCCACGCCCGAGGCCCTCGGCCCGGTCCTCGACCTGCTGGCCGAACTGGCGGACGGGGGGCGGGCGCTGGAGTTCGCCATCGGCACCGGCCGGGTCGGCGTGCCACTCCTCACCGATCGCGGGGTGCCGGTCGCCGGCATCGAGTACTCCGAACACATGGCGGCAGTGCTGCGCCGCAAGATCGACGAGGCCCGACTGCCGGTCGTGCTGGGCGACATGGCCACCGCCACCGCACCGGACGCCGGCCGGTACTCCCTCGTCTACCTCGTCTACAACACCATCTCCAACCTCCTCACCCAGGAGGAGCAGGTGGCCTGCTTCCGCAACGCGGCCCGCCACCTCGCCCCCGGCGGCCGCTTCCTGATCGAACTCGGCGTCCCCCCACTGCGACTGCTGCCCCCCACCCAGACCGCGGTCCCCTTCGACGTCTCCGAGCACCACCTCGGCCTCGACACCGTCGACCCGGCGGCCCAGCTGCTGACCTCCCACCACCTCACCCGCGACGAGCGGACCGGCGCCTACCGCCGCACCGCCTCCCATCACCGCTACGCCTGGCCCGCCGAACTCGACCTGATGGCCCAACTCGCCGGCCTCACCCTGGAGTCCCGCCACGCCGACTGGGACCGCACCCCGTTCACCGGCGACTCCCCCAAGCACCTCTCCATCTGGCGCAAGCCCGCCTGA
- a CDS encoding ammonium transporter has translation MIPYPSWLNSGDNTWQLVAATLVGLMSLPGLAILYGGLVPRKWIVNTLLMAFSGFSLVLVAWVLYEFKMGFGEPLHLGPGILRAAVGRPGTVLSAHSEQGRASIPLVSGTGGMPAFRFPQSTLAYFQFAFAAITPLLLMGSVVGRINFRAWLLFVPLWSGLVYSVNAFLLWGGGWWAQSGALDYSGGYVIHLAAGVSGFVAAAVVGPRPRRDRERAVPSNLPMVACGAGLLWLGWNGFNGGDMYFGGANAAAAVLNTNLCTAVALLTWLLLDLFASPRRKPTFLGAVNGMIVGLVSITPAAGFVTGTGAILIGLIASAVVWLSWNKLARLRFMRRVDDALGVVHTHGVAGLLGGLMVGLFADPAMAVYLNKDGSTAVSFSGLFHGHPKELAIQAGAAGTIIVWDALMTFLILKAIGLFIKLRAPEEALAVGDLALHDEEATPSEAAVATAAPHEPAPSGPPAGSRDGAGATGATGATGAPDSSPAGASGEDGGG, from the coding sequence GTGATTCCCTATCCCAGCTGGCTCAACTCCGGTGACAACACCTGGCAGTTGGTGGCCGCGACCCTGGTGGGGCTGATGAGCCTGCCGGGCCTGGCCATCCTCTACGGCGGCCTGGTGCCGCGGAAGTGGATCGTCAACACCCTGCTGATGGCGTTCAGCGGGTTCTCCCTGGTGCTGGTCGCGTGGGTGCTCTACGAGTTCAAGATGGGCTTCGGCGAGCCGCTCCATCTCGGCCCCGGCATCCTGCGGGCCGCCGTCGGCCGGCCGGGCACCGTCCTCTCCGCGCACAGCGAGCAGGGCCGGGCGTCCATCCCGCTGGTCAGCGGCACGGGCGGAATGCCGGCCTTCCGCTTCCCGCAGTCCACCCTGGCCTACTTCCAGTTCGCCTTCGCCGCGATCACCCCGCTGCTGCTGATGGGCAGCGTGGTCGGCCGGATCAACTTCAGGGCCTGGCTGCTCTTCGTGCCGCTCTGGTCCGGACTGGTCTACTCGGTCAACGCCTTCCTGCTCTGGGGCGGGGGCTGGTGGGCGCAGTCCGGGGCGCTGGACTACTCCGGCGGGTACGTCATCCACCTGGCGGCCGGGGTCTCCGGCTTCGTGGCCGCCGCGGTCGTGGGGCCCCGCCCGAGACGGGACCGCGAACGGGCGGTGCCCAGCAACCTGCCGATGGTGGCCTGCGGCGCCGGCCTCCTCTGGCTCGGCTGGAACGGCTTCAACGGCGGTGACATGTACTTCGGCGGCGCGAACGCCGCCGCGGCCGTGCTCAACACCAACCTCTGCACCGCCGTCGCCCTCCTCACCTGGCTGCTGCTGGACCTCTTCGCGAGCCCGCGCCGCAAGCCGACCTTCCTGGGCGCGGTCAACGGCATGATCGTCGGGCTGGTCTCGATCACCCCGGCGGCCGGCTTCGTCACCGGCACCGGGGCGATCCTGATCGGCCTGATCGCCTCGGCGGTGGTCTGGCTCTCCTGGAACAAGCTGGCCAGGCTGCGCTTCATGCGGCGGGTGGACGACGCCCTCGGGGTGGTGCACACCCACGGGGTGGCCGGGCTGCTCGGCGGGCTGATGGTCGGCCTCTTCGCCGATCCGGCGATGGCGGTCTACCTCAACAAGGACGGCTCCACCGCGGTCTCCTTCTCCGGTCTCTTCCACGGGCACCCCAAGGAGCTGGCGATCCAGGCCGGGGCGGCGGGGACGATCATCGTCTGGGACGCGCTGATGACCTTCCTGATCCTCAAGGCGATCGGTCTCTTCATCAAGCTGCGCGCCCCCGAGGAGGCGCTCGCCGTCGGCGACCTGGCGCTGCACGACGAGGAGGCCACGCCCAGCGAGGCCGCGGTCGCGACGGCGGCTCCCCACGAGCCCGCGCCGTCCGGTCCGCCGGCCGGCTCCCGGGACGGCGCCGGCGCGACCGGCGCGACCGGCGCCACCGGGGCGCCCGATTCGTCGCCCGCCGGGGCCTCGGGGGAGGATGGTGGAGGTTAG
- a CDS encoding putative bifunctional diguanylate cyclase/phosphodiesterase, with amino-acid sequence MAPTPDPAAALQSFAAIWGRAVHPVSQARLEPAELQELLTELTNRLRTALHAQPFDPAPGRAVGTALVAAGYAEPEALNQSLGVLHAYLTLYFPPPPVRLSPGPNAEELAARAARLQHAVAAGFAQGVAERAAADRAAADAAADTARQQAEEARHAAEARFRALFAEAAVGICVISLDGLITEVNPALAGMFGATVDQLNGSQVTDHEHPLDGPEVWTLYADLVRGKREHYRVEKPYFRVDGSVFWADQTVTLIRGADGSPLCQLAILQDITERRMLHKLLRHQATHDPLTGLPNRSLFLERLENALDRDGGAERVALCYLDLDAFKTVNDSLGHDIGDRVLVAVADRFRRCLSGPHQLVARMGGDEFTALIVDPADEEEAVALAQRFLDALDEPVVIDGQDLKITVSVGVLEGPVAALDPAKAVQGADLTLYRAKAAGGNRWAVNDPEANEVEIRRHTLATNLPGALERGEFFVEYQPLVSLPDGRIRAAEALVRWRHPEHGVLGPDRFVPIAESTGLIVPLGRWVLEQACKQVKSWQLTLDDPGLRVNVNLSPRQTRSPTLLKDVVHALDESGLEASSLCLEVTESALIGADGQSLAALRDLAALGITLALDDFGTGYANFSHLRAMPVHCLKIDRSFVDGLAVTIEPDADGGVDRLDPADRIKGAGVDAALVAGMVSLARSLDLAVTAEGIETEEQARRLQELGCDTAQGWFYARPGSPEQFVQLSRERALAS; translated from the coding sequence ATGGCGCCCACCCCGGACCCGGCGGCAGCCCTGCAGAGCTTCGCCGCGATATGGGGCCGGGCCGTGCACCCGGTCAGCCAGGCCCGTCTGGAGCCGGCTGAACTGCAGGAGCTGCTGACCGAGTTGACGAACCGGTTGCGCACCGCCCTGCACGCGCAGCCCTTCGACCCGGCCCCGGGCCGGGCGGTGGGCACCGCCCTGGTCGCCGCCGGGTACGCGGAGCCGGAGGCGCTCAACCAAAGCCTGGGCGTCCTCCACGCGTACCTCACCCTGTACTTCCCGCCGCCCCCGGTACGGCTGAGCCCGGGCCCGAACGCCGAGGAGCTCGCCGCCCGGGCGGCCCGGCTCCAGCACGCCGTCGCGGCCGGCTTCGCGCAGGGCGTCGCCGAGCGGGCCGCCGCCGACCGGGCCGCCGCGGACGCCGCCGCCGACACCGCCCGGCAGCAGGCCGAGGAGGCCAGGCACGCCGCCGAGGCCCGGTTCCGGGCGCTCTTCGCGGAGGCCGCCGTCGGCATCTGCGTGATCAGCCTGGACGGCCTGATCACCGAGGTCAACCCGGCCCTGGCGGGGATGTTCGGGGCGACCGTCGACCAGTTGAACGGCAGCCAGGTCACCGACCACGAGCACCCGCTGGACGGGCCGGAGGTCTGGACCCTCTACGCCGACCTGGTCCGCGGCAAGCGCGAGCACTACCGGGTGGAGAAACCGTACTTCCGGGTCGACGGCTCGGTCTTCTGGGCCGACCAGACGGTCACCCTGATCCGCGGGGCGGACGGCTCGCCGCTCTGCCAGCTGGCCATCCTCCAGGACATCACCGAGCGCCGGATGCTCCACAAGCTCCTCCGCCACCAGGCCACCCACGACCCGCTGACCGGGCTGCCCAACCGATCCCTCTTCCTGGAGCGGCTGGAGAACGCCCTGGACCGGGACGGCGGCGCCGAGCGGGTCGCCCTGTGCTACCTCGACCTGGACGCCTTCAAGACCGTCAACGACAGCCTCGGGCACGACATCGGCGACCGGGTGCTGGTCGCGGTCGCCGACCGGTTCCGCCGCTGCCTCTCCGGCCCGCACCAGCTGGTGGCCCGGATGGGCGGGGACGAGTTCACCGCGCTGATCGTCGACCCGGCGGACGAGGAGGAGGCGGTCGCCCTCGCCCAGCGCTTCCTGGACGCGCTGGACGAGCCGGTGGTGATCGACGGCCAGGACCTGAAGATCACCGTGAGCGTGGGGGTGCTGGAGGGACCGGTCGCCGCCCTGGACCCGGCCAAGGCCGTGCAGGGGGCGGACCTGACCCTCTACCGGGCGAAGGCGGCCGGCGGCAACCGGTGGGCGGTCAACGACCCGGAGGCCAACGAGGTGGAGATCCGCCGGCACACCCTGGCCACCAACCTGCCGGGGGCGCTGGAGCGCGGCGAGTTCTTCGTCGAGTACCAGCCGCTGGTCTCGCTGCCGGACGGGCGGATCCGGGCCGCCGAGGCGCTGGTCCGCTGGCGCCACCCGGAGCACGGGGTGCTGGGGCCGGACCGCTTCGTGCCGATCGCGGAGAGCACCGGGCTGATCGTCCCGCTCGGGCGGTGGGTGCTGGAGCAGGCCTGCAAGCAGGTCAAGTCCTGGCAGCTGACGCTGGACGACCCCGGGCTGCGGGTGAACGTCAACCTCTCGCCGCGGCAGACCCGCAGCCCCACCCTGCTGAAGGACGTCGTCCACGCGCTCGACGAGTCCGGTCTCGAGGCCTCCTCGCTCTGCCTGGAGGTCACCGAGAGCGCGCTGATCGGCGCGGACGGGCAGTCCCTCGCCGCGCTGCGGGACCTCGCGGCGCTCGGCATCACCCTCGCGCTGGACGACTTCGGCACCGGATACGCCAACTTCTCGCATCTGCGCGCGATGCCGGTGCACTGCCTGAAGATCGACCGGTCCTTCGTGGACGGTCTGGCCGTCACCATCGAGCCGGACGCCGACGGCGGGGTGGACCGGCTGGACCCGGCCGACCGGATCAAGGGCGCGGGGGTGGACGCGGCGCTGGTCGCCGGCATGGTCTCGCTGGCGCGGTCGCTGGACCTGGCGGTCACCGCCGAGGGCATCGAGACCGAGGAGCAGGCCCGCCGCCTCCAGGAGCTCGGCTGCGACACCGCCCAGGGCTGGTTCTACGCGAGGCCGGGCTCCCCTGAGCAGTTCGTCCAACTGAGCCGGGAGCGCGCGCTGGCGTCGTAG
- a CDS encoding secondary thiamine-phosphate synthase enzyme YjbQ, whose amino-acid sequence MSNALRTETFELTTGSREAAVDITDRCTGFLRDAAGGGDGLLNVFVPHATAGIAIIETGAGSDDDLLSALRDLLPADDRWRHRHGSPGHGRDHVLPALVPPHATLPVLNGELALGTWQSVVLIDTNTDNPRRTVRLSFLG is encoded by the coding sequence ATGAGCAACGCCCTGCGCACCGAGACCTTCGAACTCACCACCGGCAGCCGTGAGGCGGCCGTCGACATCACCGACCGCTGCACCGGGTTCCTCCGCGACGCCGCCGGAGGCGGGGACGGACTGCTCAACGTCTTCGTCCCACACGCCACGGCCGGCATCGCGATCATCGAGACCGGCGCCGGCAGCGACGACGACCTGCTGTCCGCCCTCCGCGACCTCCTCCCCGCCGACGACCGCTGGCGCCACCGCCACGGCAGCCCCGGCCACGGCCGCGACCACGTCCTCCCCGCCTTGGTCCCCCCGCACGCCACCCTCCCCGTCCTCAACGGCGAACTGGCCCTCGGCACCTGGCAGTCCGTCGTCCTGATCGACACCAACACCGACAACCCCCGCCGCACCGTCCGCCTCTCCTTCCTGGGCTGA
- a CDS encoding BlaI/MecI/CopY family transcriptional regulator, which produces MPIGGSRRRSPGELESGVLAVLWAAGTPLTPGDVQQELGGELARTTVNTILSRLHEKGVLLRHRVGRAFAYSPAQEARDAPGLAARRMRSELENAPDRDTVLARFVDGLSEDDEQLLRALLGEGAGPE; this is translated from the coding sequence ATGCCGATCGGCGGTTCCCGACGCCGCTCCCCGGGGGAGCTGGAGTCCGGGGTGCTGGCGGTCCTCTGGGCGGCCGGCACCCCTCTCACCCCCGGCGACGTCCAGCAGGAGCTGGGCGGCGAGCTGGCCCGCACCACGGTGAACACCATCCTCTCCCGGCTGCACGAGAAAGGTGTGCTGCTCCGCCACCGTGTCGGCCGCGCGTTCGCGTACAGCCCGGCGCAGGAGGCCCGGGACGCGCCCGGGCTCGCGGCCCGGCGGATGCGCAGCGAGCTGGAGAACGCCCCCGACCGGGACACCGTGCTGGCCCGCTTCGTGGACGGCCTGAGCGAGGACGACGAGCAGCTGCTGCGCGCCCTCCTCGGTGAGGGAGCGGGGCCGGAATGA
- a CDS encoding phosphatase PAP2 family protein, translated as MTPLTTLAASLDGRSIDGSLYTWFQDQVAKAPTWLNDFLSFWATYGLVLFAVLFVIGWWQARREGPAKVAQSFGVALAVLLGYVVNDIVKSVFDEVRPCQAIPGTHTLQPCPGVGDWSFPSNHSSIGMAAAVALLMLDRKLGSIALLGALVLGLGRVWIGAHYPHDVLVGWAVGAIVGALCGWLSPKAAPLVVRLSRTPLRPLLTAGATAAH; from the coding sequence GTGACCCCTCTCACCACGCTCGCGGCCAGCCTCGACGGCCGCTCGATCGACGGCTCCCTCTACACCTGGTTCCAGGACCAGGTGGCCAAGGCGCCGACCTGGCTGAACGACTTCCTGTCCTTCTGGGCCACCTACGGCCTGGTGCTGTTCGCGGTGCTCTTCGTCATCGGCTGGTGGCAGGCACGCCGGGAGGGCCCGGCCAAGGTCGCGCAGTCCTTCGGGGTAGCCCTCGCGGTGCTGCTCGGCTATGTCGTCAACGACATCGTCAAGAGCGTCTTCGACGAGGTCAGGCCCTGCCAGGCGATCCCCGGCACGCACACCCTGCAGCCCTGCCCCGGGGTCGGCGACTGGTCCTTCCCCAGCAACCACTCCTCGATCGGGATGGCGGCGGCGGTCGCGCTGCTGATGCTGGACCGCAAGCTGGGCAGCATCGCCCTGCTGGGCGCCCTGGTGCTGGGCCTCGGCCGGGTCTGGATCGGCGCCCACTACCCGCACGACGTGCTGGTCGGCTGGGCCGTCGGGGCGATCGTCGGCGCGCTCTGCGGCTGGCTGAGCCCGAAGGCCGCGCCGCTGGTCGTGAGACTCTCCAGGACGCCGCTGCGGCCGCTGCTCACCGCGGGGGCCACGGCGGCCCACTGA
- a CDS encoding alginate lyase family protein — MLRRPALQAMAGVVAAALALALGALAPSASAAQTSDAAAAVAANPSLVPRTVVLDGKRLAVTRTLVRAGVPALRAPLSELLGQADSYLTAGPWSVTDKPQTPPSGDKHDYLSEAPYWWPTQPATADNPWGCPYVQKDGVRNPAIDTVTDHAERGEMFNAVYDLTLAWWYTGKAEYAQRAALDLRTWFIDPATRMNPNLDYTQFIPCKTDGRGIGIIDFSQQYTDVLDALAMLNTGAPGWSRDDESSMTDWNARFLSWLRTSQNGQDEAAATNNHGSFFDMQEAALALSTGQSALARQIVVAAERKRIDDQVAGDGSLPQELSRTRSFHYSTFDLVALTRLAMIGQRVGVDLWHYTDPAGGNLFKAVDLLIPAATGKAAWTYPELEFQAFAATDVIHAAADAGDPAARAAVPELPAPPGGDIWPLRPAAEQLDPISGS, encoded by the coding sequence ATGCTCCGCCGTCCCGCCCTACAGGCGATGGCCGGTGTGGTCGCCGCCGCGCTGGCGCTGGCCCTGGGCGCGCTGGCGCCCAGCGCCTCGGCCGCGCAGACCTCCGATGCCGCCGCTGCCGTCGCCGCCAATCCGTCGCTCGTGCCCAGAACCGTGGTGCTGGACGGCAAGCGGCTGGCCGTCACCAGGACCCTGGTCCGGGCCGGCGTCCCCGCCCTGCGCGCACCGCTGTCCGAGCTGCTCGGCCAGGCCGACTCCTACCTCACGGCCGGCCCCTGGTCGGTGACGGACAAGCCGCAGACGCCGCCCTCCGGCGACAAGCACGACTACCTGAGCGAGGCCCCGTACTGGTGGCCCACCCAGCCGGCCACCGCTGACAACCCGTGGGGCTGCCCGTACGTCCAGAAGGACGGCGTGCGGAATCCGGCGATCGACACCGTCACCGACCACGCCGAGCGCGGCGAGATGTTCAACGCGGTCTACGACCTCACCCTCGCCTGGTGGTACACCGGCAAGGCCGAGTACGCCCAGCGGGCCGCGCTGGACCTGCGCACCTGGTTCATCGACCCAGCGACCCGGATGAACCCGAACCTGGACTACACCCAGTTCATCCCGTGCAAGACGGACGGGCGCGGGATCGGGATCATCGACTTCTCGCAGCAGTACACCGACGTGCTGGACGCGCTGGCGATGCTGAACACCGGCGCGCCCGGCTGGAGTCGGGACGACGAGTCCTCGATGACGGACTGGAACGCGCGGTTCCTGAGCTGGCTGCGGACCAGCCAGAACGGGCAGGACGAGGCCGCGGCGACCAACAACCACGGCTCGTTCTTCGACATGCAGGAGGCGGCGCTGGCGCTGTCCACCGGGCAGAGCGCGCTGGCCCGGCAGATCGTCGTGGCGGCGGAGCGGAAGCGGATCGACGACCAGGTCGCCGGGGACGGCAGCCTGCCGCAGGAGCTGTCGCGGACGCGGAGCTTCCACTACTCCACCTTCGACCTGGTGGCGCTGACCCGGCTGGCGATGATCGGGCAGCGGGTGGGGGTGGACCTCTGGCACTACACCGACCCGGCCGGCGGAAACCTCTTCAAGGCGGTCGACCTCCTGATCCCGGCGGCGACGGGGAAGGCCGCCTGGACGTACCCGGAGCTGGAGTTCCAGGCGTTCGCGGCGACGGACGTGATCCACGCGGCGGCGGACGCGGGCGATCCGGCCGCGCGGGCGGCCGTCCCCGAGCTGCCGGCTCCGCCGGGCGGCGACATCTGGCCGCTGCGGCCGGCGGCCGAGCAGCTCGACCCGATCAGCGGCTCGTAG
- a CDS encoding M56 family metallopeptidase, with product MILSVWLPLLLPLLVVPLAAIGAVRALPDRLHPRAAVWALTATAVGLAAAGCAALGLLAGSALLHLPWIAALGHISLPLVDAMAPEAVVPIGAAAGLLLAGVLASGLRTLRRQLRELAAARRLAERHGSHGDLVVLPDSAPDAYALPGAPGRVVISDGMLRALAPAEREVLLAHERAHLACRHHLFLSLAELAAAVHPLLRPLRDAVRYSVERWADECAAAAVRDRRLTARAIGRAALAGSRAPARAGRRGRPAVVPAAASGSVPRRVGALLGGDAARAAGVAPRRRGALIAMLLAAVLTTSLGATLDAAHDLHHQVEVAQAESHLPRS from the coding sequence ATGATCCTCTCCGTCTGGCTGCCGCTGCTGCTTCCCCTGCTCGTCGTACCGCTGGCGGCGATCGGCGCGGTGCGCGCCCTCCCGGACCGGCTGCACCCCCGGGCCGCCGTCTGGGCGCTGACCGCCACCGCGGTCGGCCTGGCCGCGGCCGGCTGCGCGGCGCTGGGACTGCTGGCCGGCTCCGCGCTGCTCCACCTGCCGTGGATCGCCGCCCTCGGCCACATCTCGCTGCCGCTGGTGGACGCGATGGCGCCGGAGGCCGTGGTGCCGATCGGCGCGGCGGCCGGGCTGCTCCTCGCCGGGGTGCTGGCCTCCGGGCTGCGCACCCTCCGCCGCCAGCTGCGCGAGCTGGCCGCCGCGCGCCGGCTGGCGGAACGTCACGGCAGCCACGGCGACCTGGTGGTCCTCCCGGACTCCGCCCCCGACGCGTACGCCCTGCCGGGCGCGCCCGGGCGGGTGGTGATCTCGGACGGGATGCTGCGCGCGCTGGCGCCCGCCGAGCGGGAGGTGCTGCTCGCCCACGAGCGGGCGCATCTCGCCTGCCGGCACCACCTCTTCCTGTCCCTGGCCGAACTCGCCGCCGCCGTCCATCCGCTGCTGCGGCCGCTGCGCGACGCCGTGCGCTACTCGGTCGAACGCTGGGCCGACGAGTGCGCCGCGGCGGCGGTCCGCGACCGTCGGCTGACGGCGCGCGCGATCGGCCGCGCGGCGCTGGCCGGGTCCCGCGCGCCGGCGCGGGCGGGGCGCAGGGGGCGTCCGGCGGTGGTCCCGGCCGCCGCTTCCGGCTCCGTTCCGCGCCGGGTGGGCGCCCTCCTCGGCGGCGACGCCGCGCGGGCGGCGGGGGTCGCGCCGCGCCGTCGGGGCGCGCTGATCGCCATGCTGCTGGCCGCCGTCCTGACGACCTCCCTGGGCGCCACCCTCGACGCCGCCCACGACCTCCACCACCAGGTGGAGGTGGCCCAGGCGGAGTCCCACCTCCCGCGCTCCTGA